One part of the bacterium genome encodes these proteins:
- the mfd gene encoding transcription-repair coupling factor, with protein MSDLPHHLQALAHLPEDALPWWLAGHAGWHEKALVIVCRDDTHMEALRQQIGFFLPNRDLLRFPAWDAQPYDRVSPNRDIAARRTQALCQLAADNDHVILLTTANALLQRVPPRSLMGSLHAHIAVGKTLDRDALAASLIQQGYRRQSKAMEPGEFALRGSIMDIFPANEGADGYPVRIDSFGDEVESILRFDPLTQTRQESLTELTLCPASEVLLSEENIARFRTQFRTHFGAGLNHPLYQAVSEGQTPHGYEHWLPLFYERMESILDYLPPGTPIIFDHLALDACDERWTAIEDHYKARIEFDQNPKLSGGLPAYHPLPPDALYLTRADLALTLEHSPSLAASTQSAPRWPADIPHEKSTLESGAKPNIQIAGWKAEAIKQGQHSLPEQMRHVIAQLQKDKQRVLIAASTAGSVERIRQMLSHNISGGELHLVQITNWADRTNLSGKAVGLAVAPLAQGLTVEGFTLVTEPELLGERIVRASKKRKSAAVFMQEAQSLQDGELVVHKDHGIGRFVGLETVQAGGAPHDCLKIMYDGGDRLFVPVENSEIISRYGSGDEEVKLDKLGAASWQSRKAKLKERMKMAAEELLATAAKRALARAASLSAPDGAYEEFCARFPYMETDDQMRAIEESLEDLHQEKPMDRLICGDVGFGKTEVALRAAFIAAFDHTSERLRETQSEPQESFGEPRRQVALICPTTLLARQHYKTFTERFKDLPFTIRQLSRMVSTAEAKETKELLEEGLVDIVIGTHALLADSVKFKNLGLLIIDEEQNFGVAQKEKLKSLKDNVHVLTLSATPIPRTLQLSLAGIKELSLITTPPVDRLAVRTFVMPYDPMMIREAILREHMRNGKIFYVCPRIQDLDDVAARLRALVPEIRMGIAHGQLAPGALDKLMNDFYDGKFEVLLSTNIVESGLDIPSANTLIVHKAHLFGLSQLYQLRGRVGRGKLRAYAYFTLPHGINLSRNATKRLEVMQTLDTLGAGFTIASHDMDIRGFGNILGDEQTGHIKEVGMELYQHMLEEAVEAARRHKRPDELMTDDTGDWSPQLSLGMAVMIPENYIEDINLRLGIYRRAATLQQEEDILHFIEEMTDRFGPMPEEMQNLLNIVRLKQICKQAGIDKVDAGPKGAVVSFRNNLFSNPASLVEFIGKHPQSVKLRADHKLVIMREWRDDKHKLNSIQQSLKDIASLANVAPQKLAS; from the coding sequence ATGAGCGACCTGCCCCATCACCTCCAGGCCCTGGCTCACCTGCCGGAAGACGCCCTTCCCTGGTGGCTGGCGGGCCATGCCGGGTGGCATGAAAAGGCGCTGGTCATCGTCTGCCGCGACGATACCCACATGGAAGCCCTGCGCCAGCAGATCGGCTTTTTCCTGCCCAATCGCGACCTGCTTCGCTTCCCCGCATGGGATGCCCAGCCCTATGACCGCGTCTCGCCGAATCGCGACATCGCCGCCCGCCGCACCCAGGCGCTCTGCCAGCTTGCCGCAGATAACGACCACGTCATTCTGCTCACCACCGCCAACGCCCTGCTTCAACGCGTGCCGCCCCGCAGCCTCATGGGCAGCCTCCACGCCCACATCGCCGTCGGCAAAACACTCGACCGCGACGCCCTCGCCGCCAGCCTCATCCAGCAGGGCTACCGCCGCCAGTCCAAGGCCATGGAACCCGGTGAATTCGCCCTGCGCGGAAGCATCATGGATATTTTCCCCGCCAACGAAGGCGCCGACGGTTACCCCGTCCGCATCGACTCCTTCGGCGATGAGGTGGAATCCATCCTCCGCTTCGACCCGCTCACCCAGACGCGTCAGGAATCGCTCACCGAGCTTACCCTCTGTCCCGCCAGTGAAGTGCTGCTGAGCGAGGAGAACATCGCCCGCTTCCGCACCCAGTTCCGCACCCATTTCGGCGCAGGCCTCAACCATCCGCTCTATCAGGCCGTCAGCGAAGGCCAGACGCCCCACGGCTACGAGCATTGGCTGCCGCTTTTTTACGAGCGCATGGAATCCATCCTCGACTACCTCCCCCCCGGCACCCCCATCATCTTCGACCATCTTGCATTGGATGCCTGCGACGAACGCTGGACCGCCATCGAGGACCACTACAAAGCCCGCATCGAATTCGACCAGAACCCCAAACTCAGCGGCGGCCTCCCCGCCTATCACCCTCTGCCGCCGGATGCGCTTTACCTTACCCGCGCCGACCTGGCGCTGACGCTCGAACACTCGCCATCGCTGGCCGCCAGCACCCAAAGCGCACCCCGCTGGCCCGCCGACATACCGCATGAGAAAAGCACCCTCGAAAGCGGCGCCAAACCCAACATCCAGATTGCTGGGTGGAAAGCCGAAGCCATCAAGCAAGGCCAGCACTCCCTGCCCGAGCAGATGCGCCACGTCATCGCCCAATTACAGAAAGACAAGCAGCGCGTCCTGATCGCCGCCAGCACCGCCGGAAGCGTGGAACGCATCCGCCAGATGCTATCCCACAATATTTCTGGGGGCGAACTCCACCTCGTCCAAATCACCAACTGGGCCGACCGCACCAACCTCAGCGGCAAGGCCGTCGGCCTGGCCGTCGCCCCGCTGGCGCAAGGCTTGACCGTCGAGGGCTTCACCCTCGTCACCGAGCCCGAACTCCTCGGCGAACGCATCGTCCGCGCCAGCAAAAAACGCAAATCCGCTGCCGTGTTCATGCAGGAGGCCCAGTCCCTTCAGGATGGCGAACTCGTCGTCCACAAAGATCACGGCATCGGCCGTTTCGTCGGTCTCGAAACCGTGCAGGCAGGCGGCGCCCCGCATGATTGCCTTAAAATCATGTATGATGGCGGCGACCGCCTTTTCGTTCCCGTTGAAAACAGCGAGATCATCAGCCGCTACGGCAGCGGCGACGAGGAAGTGAAGCTCGACAAGCTCGGCGCCGCCAGTTGGCAAAGCCGCAAGGCCAAACTGAAAGAGCGCATGAAAATGGCCGCCGAGGAACTCCTCGCCACCGCCGCCAAACGCGCCCTCGCCCGCGCCGCCAGCCTCAGCGCGCCCGACGGCGCCTACGAGGAATTCTGCGCCCGCTTCCCCTACATGGAAACTGACGACCAGATGCGCGCCATCGAAGAATCGCTCGAAGACCTCCATCAGGAAAAACCGATGGACCGCCTCATCTGCGGCGATGTGGGCTTCGGCAAAACCGAGGTCGCCTTACGCGCCGCCTTCATCGCCGCTTTCGACCATACGAGCGAGCGGTTGCGTGAAACGCAGAGCGAGCCGCAAGAAAGTTTCGGCGAGCCGCGCCGCCAGGTCGCCCTCATCTGCCCCACCACCTTGCTCGCCCGTCAGCACTACAAAACCTTCACCGAGCGCTTTAAAGACCTTCCCTTCACCATCCGCCAGCTCTCGCGCATGGTCTCCACCGCCGAAGCCAAAGAAACGAAAGAACTGCTGGAAGAAGGCCTCGTCGATATCGTCATCGGCACCCACGCCCTGCTGGCCGACAGCGTGAAGTTCAAAAACCTCGGCCTCCTCATTATCGACGAGGAACAGAATTTCGGCGTCGCCCAAAAAGAGAAGCTGAAATCCCTGAAGGACAATGTCCACGTCCTCACCCTTTCCGCCACCCCCATCCCGCGCACGCTGCAATTATCGCTCGCAGGCATCAAGGAGCTCAGCCTCATCACCACCCCTCCGGTCGATCGCCTCGCCGTCCGTACCTTCGTCATGCCATATGATCCCATGATGATCCGCGAGGCCATCCTGCGCGAGCACATGCGAAACGGCAAAATCTTCTACGTATGTCCCCGCATTCAGGATCTCGACGACGTCGCCGCCCGCCTCCGTGCATTGGTGCCCGAAATCCGCATGGGCATCGCCCACGGCCAGCTCGCCCCCGGCGCGCTGGATAAACTGATGAACGACTTCTACGACGGAAAATTCGAAGTCCTCCTCTCCACCAACATCGTCGAATCCGGCCTCGACATCCCAAGCGCCAACACCCTCATCGTCCACAAGGCACACCTGTTCGGCCTCTCGCAGCTCTACCAGTTGCGTGGCCGCGTCGGCCGCGGCAAGCTTCGCGCCTATGCCTATTTCACCCTGCCGCACGGCATCAACCTCAGTCGCAACGCCACTAAGCGCCTCGAGGTCATGCAAACGCTCGACACCCTCGGCGCGGGCTTCACCATCGCCAGCCACGACATGGACATCCGCGGCTTCGGCAACATCCTCGGCGACGAACAAACCGGCCATATCAAGGAAGTCGGCATGGAACTCTACCAGCACATGCTGGAAGAAGCCGTAGAAGCCGCCCGCCGCCACAAACGCCCCGACGAGCTAATGACCGACGACACCGGCGACTGGAGCCCGCAACTAAGCCTAGGCATGGCCGTTATGATCCCCGAAAATTACATCGAGGACATCAACCTCCGCCTAGGCATCTACCGCCGCGCCGCCACCCTGCAGCAGGAGGAGGACATCCTCCACTTCATCGAGGAAATGACCGACCGCTTCGGCCCCATGCCCGAGGAAATGCAAAACCTCCTGAACATCGTCCGCCTGAAACAGATCTGCAAACAAGCCGGCATCGACAAAGTAGACGCCGGCCCCAAAGGCGCCGTCGTCAGCTTCCGCAACAACCTATTCAGCAACCCCGCCTCCCTGGTGGAATTCATCGGCAAGCACCCCCAATCCGTTAAACTCCGCGCCGACCACAAACTCGTCATCATGCGCGAATGGCGCGACGACAAACACAAGCTCAACAGCATCCAGCAATCCCTAAAAGACATCGCCTCTCTGGCAAATGTCGCACCGCAGAAATTGGCTTCTTAA
- a CDS encoding succinate dehydrogenase assembly factor 2, which produces MEIMEIRKKRIRYRSWHRGCKETDILLGHYCDQHIDAMDAQTLDAFEAVLNEEDADLYQWLTRKQPVPYRLADNPILAALLEFEVHNLWPVPATQN; this is translated from the coding sequence ATGGAAATCATGGAAATCCGCAAAAAACGCATCCGCTACCGCAGCTGGCACCGCGGCTGCAAGGAAACCGATATCCTGCTCGGCCACTATTGCGATCAGCATATCGATGCCATGGACGCCCAGACCCTCGATGCCTTTGAGGCAGTGCTTAACGAGGAAGACGCCGACCTATACCAATGGCTCACCCGCAAGCAGCCTGTGCCCTACCGCCTGGCCGACAACCCCATCCTCGCCGCTCTGCTGGAGTTCGAGGTGCACAACCTCTGGCCCGTTCCCGCCACACAAAACTGA